In a single window of the Nicotiana tomentosiformis chromosome 10, ASM39032v3, whole genome shotgun sequence genome:
- the LOC104103450 gene encoding uncharacterized protein, producing the protein MPQKQSPNFVSDLPTFFSFVCPNNKPEKQNHQKIKNQSKEEKFPKSYNLITMMAAAKANPNSLFLSSSSTPYSSFPPLHRISLNKLPFLPRSQCSNLISACSKKPISGSVNLDPSITSFGSGSTKVDSLDESAEVSSSPSNAIDFLTLCHSLKTQKRKGWVNHGIKGPESIADHMYLMSVMALIASDLPDVNRERCIKMAIVHDIAEAIVGDITPSDGVPKAEKSRREQAALNEMCKILGGGMRAEEIKELWQEYENNASLEANLVKDFDKVEMILQALEYESEHGKVLDEFFLSTAGKFQTEIGKSWAAEIHSRRNSRLEKRLN; encoded by the exons ATGCCCCAAAAACAAAGTCCCAATTTTGTTTCGGACCTTCCAACCTTTTTCTCTTTCGTTTGCCCAAACAACAAACCAGAAAAACAAAACCATCAAAAGATCAAAAACCaatcaaaagaagaaaaatttcCCAAATCTTACAATCTTATTACAATGATGGCAGCAGCTAAAGCCAACCCAAATTCCCTTTTCCTTTCATCTTCATCAACCCCTTACTCTTCTTTCCCACCACTTCACCGGATTTCTTTAAATAAGCTTCCTTTTTTGCCCCGTTCTCAATGTTCAAACCTTATTTCTGCTTGTTCCAAAAAACCCATTTCGGGTTCTGTGAATTTGGATCCGAGTATCACTAGTTTCGGGTCCGGGTCAACAAAGGTTGATTCTTTGGATGAAAGTGCTGAAGTTTCGTCTTCTCCTTCTAATGCCATTGATTTTCTCACTTTGTGTCATAGTCTTAAG ACCCAAAAGCGGAAGGGATGGGTAAATCATGGGATAAAAGGTCCTGAGTCTATTGCTGATCATATGTACCTAATGTCCGTGATGGCTTTGATCGCTAGTGACCTTCCCGATGTTAACAGAGAAAG GTGCATTAAGATGGCCATTGTTCATGACATTGCTGAAG CAATTGTTGGAGATATAACTCCATCTGATGGTGTGCCTAAGGCTGAGAAAAGCAGACGTGAGCAAGCTGCCTTGAATGAAATGTGCAAAATTCTTGGTGGAGGGATGAGAG CTGAAGAGATTAAAGAACTGTGGCAAGAGTATGAAAATAATGCTTCATTAGAGGCCAATCTTGTAAAAGATTTTGACAAG GTTGAAATGATTCTGCAGGCATTGGAATATGAATCAG AACACGGAAAGGTGCTGGACGAGTTTTTCCTTTCAACTGCAG GAAAATTTCAAACAGAAATAGGAAAAAGCTGGGCTGCTGAAATCCATTCCCGGAGAAACTCCAGATTGGAAAAGAGACTCAACTAA